The DNA region CGTCGGCTACTACACGGCCCACGGCCGCTTCCTCGTCCGTACGCTGCTGGCCTGCCCCCGGGGGAACCTGCGCTGCCCGGCGCCGCCTCGGCGCTAGGCGACGCCGCGCCCCGCTTCCCGGACCGCCCGTGGTTTCCCGGGACTGCCCCCGACCGTCCGGCACGTCCGGCCGCGGGGCCGGGTCACTGCCGCCGGTCACGACGACCTCCGACCCGGCCCCACGCCGGGGCCCTCACAAGTGCGAGAGCTGACCGGGCTCGTAGTCGCCCGCGGGCTGCCGCACGATGACGTTCATCCTGTTGAAGGCGTTGATGAGGGCGATCAGCGACGCCAGGGTGGCGAGCTGTTCCTCGTCGTAGTGCTTGGCCGCCCTCGCCCAGACCTCGTCGGAGACGCCACCGGCCGCGTCCGCGATACGGGTGCCCTCCTCCGCCAGCTCCAGCGCGGCCCGCTCGGCCTCGGTGAAGACCGTCGCCTCCCGCCATGCCGCGACGAGGTTGAGCCGCAGCGTGGTCTCACCGGCCGCGATGGCGTCCTTGGTGTGCATGTCGGTGCAGAAGCCGCACCCGTTGATCTGGCTCGCGCGGATCTTCACCAGCTCCTGCGTGGCCGCCGGAAGCGACGACTCCGAGAGCACCTTGTTCGCCGAGACGATGTGCTTGAGGAACTTGCCCACGGTCGGGCTGCCGAAGACGTTCAGACGGGGATCCACGGTGACTCCTTAGCGGTTGTTCGTTGACTGCACCCCTACGACGAGACGGCCCGGCGGAATGTGACACGGCGCCCGGCACGGTTTTCGCGGGCGAGGGGCTGGGGCGGTACGCGGGTGCGGCCGGGTGGGGGCGGCCAGGCCCGCAGCGGGGACCGCAGAAGCATCGGCCACGATTCACGAGGGGGCAAAAGCCACACCGGGCAGATGGAGTCATCGGAGAGCAGGCGCGCCGTTCCCGAATCCGGGTCGGCAATGGAGCGTGCTCGACGCCACGAATTCGCCAGCCGTCCAGCACGCTTTCTTCACGACTGGCGAAGGGGCGGGCCGTAGGCAGACGTCCGAAATCCGCCGCATCACCCGATACCCCTATGGAAAGCCTCCCTCGTCGAGTACGTATCTGGGAGGGGAAGGCATGGGCTGGCGCATTTTCAAGGACTGGTCGAAAGAAGTCGCCGTAATCACAAAGCGACTGGACACAATGCACAGCGACATCGTCCGTCTCAGCACCGTCGGCGAATGTCGGTCACGAACACCGGACGACGCTCAGTCCGGCCTCCCCAAGGGACTAGACGACTACCAGAAGCACGTCAAACTCCTGCGCGTCGCCGCCGATATCGCGACTGCGGAGCTTCGCTGCCACCGCGACACATGGGCCTATGTCGCCGAGAAGGCCGCGCCTCAGCCACAACACTTCCGTACCCCCGGCAGCATCGCCGACGAGGAAGGCCGTGTCCGAACCACTCTCTCCGGACGCTCACTCGTCGCCGTACTGACCGCCTTGTGGACCATCGCCCACAAGAAACACACCACCGACGCCGAACTCGTCGACTGGGCCCTCGCGGTCACCCTCTACAAACAAGTAGCCAACGCGATCGAACAATTGCGGCACGGGGAACAAGACGATTGCACGAAGGTCGTCATCATCATCGACCGCCGACGCCGGCGCCCCTTGCGGGCGGGCGCGTGTGACGACTCCGATAACGACGAAGGCAGCTAGCGGGCGTCATTCGTGAGAAAGCCCCCCGCCGCCGACGTCGGCGGGGGAGCCGCGGGTTCACGGATGCGCTCGTGCACACGCCGTCACCTTGGTCACCGTGCCGGATGCGCCTTCGTGCCCGCATATATTGCCCCGATGAGCGGCGAAAAGGTCACTTTGGCCCTGTGCGGTGACGTCATGCTCGGCCGGGGCGTCGATCAGATCCTGCCGTGCCCCGGGGACCCGGAGCTGCGGGAGGCGTACATGCGGGACGCGCGGTCGTACGTCGAGCTCGTGGAGGCGGTCAGCGGGCGCATCGATGCGCCCGTCGGGTTCTCCTGGCCGTGGGGGGAGGCACTGGAGGTGCTGGACGAGGCCGCTCCCGATGTGCGGGTGGTCAATCTGGAGACGAGCGTCACCCGGCACGGCGGGTTCGACCCCGGCAAGGGCGTCAACTACCGCATGAATCCCGCGAATCTGGGCTGTCTCGGTGCCGCACGCCCCGATGTGTGCGTACTGGCGAACAATCACGTCCTGGACTTCGGGCGGCGCGGCCTTGAGGAGACGCTGGACTCGCTCGCGGGTGCCGGGCTGCGTACGGCGGGTGCCGGGCGGAGCGCCGATGAGGCGCGCAGGCCCGCGGTGGTGCCGGTCGGCGGCGGACGGCGGGTGCTGGTGCTGTCGGTGGGGACGCCCTCCAGCGGGATTCCCGCGGCGTGGGCGGCGCGGCCGGACCGTCCCGGGGTGAACTTCCTCGACCGGCTCACCCCGGCCGCCGCCACCGGGATCGCGGCCCGCATGAGGGAGGCCAAGCGGCCGGGCGACGTCGTGGTGGTGTCGGTGCACTGGGGCTCCAACTGGGGCTATGGCGTGGCCCGTGACCAGGTCGCCTTCGCGCATGCGCTCGTCGACGCCGGCGGCGTCGACGTCGTGCACGGGCATTCGTCGCACCATCCGCGCCCGTTGGAGGTCTACCGGGGCAAGCTCGTGCTCTACGGCTGCGGCGACTTCATCGACGATTACGAGGGCGTCGAGGGATTCGAGGAGTACCGGGACGAGTTGAGGCTGCTGTATCTGGCGTCCGTCGACGCGGATACGGGCGCGCTGGCCGAGCTGCGCATGGTGCCGTTCCGTTCGAGCGGGATGCGGCTGGAACGCGCGGACGCGGCGGACAGCGAGTGGATGCGGGCCGTACTCGACCGCGTCAGCCGGGAGTTCGGCGTACGGGTCGGCAACGGCGGTGACGGGATGCTGACAGCGCGGGCCGAGGAGCGTCCGGCCCGTGGGCACACGCCCTAGGCGGGTGCGCGGCAGCCGGGTGCCGCCCGGCCGCTGCCCGTCCGGCGGGCCCCAGCGCCAGCCCCGGCCCAAGCCCCAGCGCCAGCCCCGGCCCAAGCCCCAGCCCCGGCCCCGGGCTCAGCTCCCGTCTCCCGCCGCCGCGACCTGCTCGCCGCAGCTCGGGCACCGGTCCCTGCCGTCCCACTCCTCCCAGCCGAAGGTCGCGGGCGACAGCGAACGGTCCTCCAACTCGCCCCGCACGGCGACCCGGTAGTTCCACACCGCCTCGATGTACGGGTGGTACGCGTCGTGGAAGGCGCGCGAGTCCTGGGCGGCACCGGCGGCGACCACCCGCTGAAGCGCACGCAGCCGCTCGAACATCGCCTGCCCGGCACCGGCGACCGCCGTGGTCGCGTCGATGAACAGCCGCTCGCGCACCTCGTAGACGGACGCCTCGCTCAGTGCGGCACGGGTCGCCGCTTCCAGGTCTGTGCCGGTCTGTTCCCGGCCTGTCCCGGTCGCTTCCGGGCCGGCCACGGTCCCGGGTCCGGACTTGGCGATCTCACGCAGCCGTGCGTGGCACGCACCGGCCGCCGTGATGAACTCGATGTACACCGACCGGCGGCGGGCCTCGATGCCTCGGCCGTCCTCGTGGCGGCGGCGCAGATAGTCGGCCATGACGGTGCCCGAGATCGCGATCGTGCCGCCGCTTATCGTCGCGACGAGCGTTCCCCAGTCCAAGCTCTTCCCCCGTGCCGGTGACGATGCCCGACGGGAATCTACGGCAGCCGACTCCCGGACGCCCCGGGCGGGTCGGGCGACCCGTGCCGACCCGTGCGCCAGCTCGTGTGACCCCCAACTCCCCGCCCGCGACTGCCCGTTGGGTGAACGACTCGGCCGCTGCGTTGGCGCACCCGCGACGCCCCGCTCTGCCGGGGGCGCCCGGCGACGCCCCGACACGCGACGCCTCGCCCGCCGCCGGGCGGCTCACCACTCGGCGAAGGCCCCGTCCCCGTACCGCCACAGCGGGTTGTGCCAGCTCTCCGACGCGCCGTCCGCGGCCCGTACCGCCTTCTCGTCGATCTCCACGCCCAGCCCCGGGCCCGTGGGGCGCAGCAGATGCCCCTCCTCGAAGCGGAAGACGGAACGGTCGGCGACGTAGTCGAGCAGTTCCGCGTCCTTGTTGTAGTGGATGCCGATCGACTGCTCCTGGATGAGGAAGTTCGGTGTGACGAAGGCGAGTTGGAGAGAGGCCGCCAGAGCGAGCGGCCCCAGCGGGCAGTGCGGTGCGATCGCCACGTCGAAGGTCTCGGCGAGCGTCGCGATGCGGCGGCTCTCGGAGATGCCGCCCGCATGCGACAGGTCCGGCTGGAGCACCGCGATGCCGGCACGCAGCGCGGGCAGTACGTCCGTACGGGAGTACAGCCGTTCTCCCGTGGCGACGGGAAGCGCCGTCGACTCCGTGACCCGGCCCAGCAGATGGGTGTACTCGGGCAGGACGGGCTCCTCGACGAACATCGGCGCATACGGTTCGAGTACGCCCGCTGCCCTGATCGCGCCCGCCGTGGAGAAGCGCCCGTGCAGATCGACCGCGAAGTCCCGTTCGGGGCCGAGGACTTCGCGGGCGGCTTCCGCCCTCGCCGCGACCGCGTTCAGCTCCGCGACGGTGGGCAGGCGGCCCATGCGCCCCGAGGCGTTCATCTTCACGGCGGTGAATCCGGCCTCCACCTGGGCGGCGACCTGGTCCCGTACCGCCGCCGGTTCGTCGCCGCCCACCCAGCTGTAGGCGCGTGCCCGCTCCCGTACGGGCCCGCCCAGCAGCCGGTGCACGGGCGCTCCGAGCGCCTTGCCCGCGATGTCCCACAGCGCCTGGTCGATTCCGGCGACGGCGCTGGAGAGCACCGGCCCGCCGCGGTAGAAGGAGCCCTTCGTCATCACCTGCCACAGGTCCTCGATGCGGGAGGGGTCCGCGCCGACGAGGAACTGCTCCGCGAGTTCGTGCACGGCGGTGCGTACCGTCTCGGCCCTGCCCTCCACGACCGGCTCTCCCCAGCCCACGAGCCCGTCGTCCGTCTCGATACGGCAGAACAGCCAGCGCGGCGGCACGGCGAAGGTCTCGACTCGGGTGATCTTCAAGTGGTGCTCCAGGTGGTGCGGTTCGTAACTGTCACTGCTTCGAGGCGGCAGGCCGCTGGGGTCGCGTCACATGGGTCGTGTCACCCCTTGAGGCTCCCTTCGGTCAGTCCGGTCCTCCAGTAGCGCTGGAGGACCAGCATCGCCGCGGCCAGCGGGATGACCGACAGGAACGCCCCGCCGACGGTGTACTGCACGAGCTGCGGCACCCGGTCGGCGGCGGTCTGCCAGGTGGCCAGGCCCAGGGTGATGGGGTATTTGCGGTCGTCGGAGAGCATGACCAGGGGCAGGAAGTAGTTGTTCCAGATCCCTACGAACTGGAAGAGGAACACCGTCACCAGCGCGGGCGACATCAGCCGCAGCACGAGCTGGAAGAAGATCCGCCCCTCGCGTGCCCCGTCGACGCGTGCCGCCTCCAGCAGCGTGTCGTCGACGGCCGACTCCGCGTAGATGCGGCACAGATAGACGCCGAACGGGCTGACGACGCCGGGGATCAGCACAGCCCAGTAGGTGTTGGTCAGACCGAGCTGGTTGAAGAGCAGATACAGGGGGAGGGCGAGCGCGGTGTGCGGCAGCAGCACGCCCGCGAGTACCGCCTTGAACGCCGCCTCCCGCCCGCGGAAGCGGTACTTGGCGAGCGCGAAGCCCGCGGCGGCGGCCAGCAGTGTGGCCAGCAGCGCCCCGGCTCCCGCGTACAGCAGGGAGTTGAGCGCCCACTGGAGGTAGATGTGGCCGTCGTAGCTGAGGATCTTGCCGATGTTCTCCAGCAGTTGAGGGCTGTCGAACCACAGTCCGCTGCTTCCGTAGAGCCTTTCCGTGGACTTGGTGGCGGCGATGATCAGCCAGTAGACGGGCAGCAGGAAGTAGCCGGTGGCGATCGCGAGCGCAGCGACCATCAGGATGCGTCCGGGCCGGGGCGTGCGGCGTGGCGCCGAGGGCGCGGGAGTGGGCGCGGTGCGGGTCCGGTGTTCCCCGGCTGCGTCGGCCGTGCTCGTGGTGAGGCTCATCGCCCCCTCCGTTCCTTGCGGGTGACCAGGCTGAGGAACCCGAACGACAAGGCGCACGCCACGAGGGCGAGCAGCACGGCCTTCGCGGCGGCCAGATAGACGTTGGCGTTGGCGAACGCGTCGTTGTACGCGCTGAGGTTGGGCGTGTAGTTGGCGGTGACCGCAGGGGAGAGCACCCTCATCACCAGCGGCTCCGCGAAGAGCTGCATCGTGCCGATGATGGAGAAGACGCAGGTGAGGACGAGCGCCGGGCGCACCAGCGGGATCTTGATGCGCAGCGCCGTCTGCCAGGGCCCGGCGCCGTCGATGCGTGCCGCCTCGTACAGCTCCTGAGGGATGGACTTGAGCTGGGCGACGATGATCAGCATGTTGTAGCCGGCGAACTCCCAGACGACGATGTTCGCGACGGACCACAGCATGTTGTCGTAGCTGAGGAACTCGGGGGACGCGCTGCCGAGCGCCTCGGTGATGGGGCTGATCCCCGGCACGTACAGGAAGCCCCACAGGATGGTGGCGATGACGCCGGGGATTCCGTACGGCAGGAAGTAGGAGGCGCGCAGCAGGCCCGCCCAGCGGTCGGCGAGCTGGTCCAGCAGCAGTGCGAGGACGAGCGCCAGCAGCAGCATCACCGGTACCTGGACGATGCCGAAGAGCAGCACGCGGCCGAAACTCTCGACGAAGTCGGCCTGTTGGAGGGCGAGCGCGTAGTTCTCCAGACCGGCGAAGCCGACGGTCGGCTTGCCCAGGCCCAGCGGTCCGTGCCGTTCGACCTTGAGCAAGCTCTGGTAGACGGCGTAGCCGATCGGGAGGACGAAGGCGAAGAGGAAGAGCGCCAGGAAGGGGCCGAGGAAGAACCAGGCGGCGCGGTCGGGCCGCGGGGACCGGCGCCCGCCCGCCGCCGGTGCGACAGGGGCCGGGGCCGCGGTGCTCGCCGGGCCGCCCGGCGGTGATGATGCGGAGGCGGGCCCGGGGGCGCCGTCGCCGGCCGCTTCGGTCCGGGGGGCCATCATGCGCTCCTCACCTTGAGTCCCTTGGCCTTCAAGTCGTCGACGACGCGGCCCTGTACGTCCTTCATGGCGCCGGTGATGCTGCCGTTGCCGGCGGTGGCGCGGCCGAAGGCGTCCTTGATGTGCTCGAAGGACTGGATGGTGGTCGGCGCCCACTTCCACGAGGTGTCGACGTGGCTGTCGGACTCCTGGAAGACCTCGTTGTAGCGCTGGCCGCCGAAGAACGGGTCCGGCTTGCCCAGTGCGGTGTCCTTCAGATCGATGCGGGCGGCGGGCCATCCGTAACCGGCCGCAACGAGGAGGTCGATGCTCTCGGGGTCGGTGTTCAGCCAGTGCGCGAACTCCAGCGCCTCCGCCGGGTGCTGGGTGCCCTGGAGGATCGCGGTGGACGAACCTCCCCAGTTCGCCGAGGCGTTGTCGCCCGCCTCCCACTGGGGCAGCGTCGTCACCCGCCATTTGCCCTTGGTGCCGGGGGCGTTGCCGCGCAGCAGCGCGTCGCCCCACTGCGCGGCGGGCCAGCTCACCAACTGCCCTGACTGCACGGCCTTGTACCAGGCGCTCTGCGTGTCGGGCATGACGGCGAGGAGCTTGTCGCGCAGCAGCCCGTCCCAGAAGTCGGCGACTTCGAGTGACGCCTCGCTGTCGATGTCGACGAGCCAGGTGTCGCCCTCGGAGCGGATCCACTGCGCGCCGCGCTGCCAGGGGAAAGCGGCGTACCACATGGCGTTGTTGGGCGGGAACGCGCAGATGTGGGCGCCGGCCCCGCGCTTTTTGACCTTCACGGCGGCCCGTCTGAACTCGTCCCAGGTGCGCGGGACTTCGATGTCCCAGCGTTCGAAGAGGTCCTTGCGGTAGTAGAAGCCCATGGGGCCGGAGCCCTGCGGCATGGCGAAGAGTTCACCGCCGAAGACGCCCT from Streptomyces marispadix includes:
- a CDS encoding CapA family protein; protein product: MSGEKVTLALCGDVMLGRGVDQILPCPGDPELREAYMRDARSYVELVEAVSGRIDAPVGFSWPWGEALEVLDEAAPDVRVVNLETSVTRHGGFDPGKGVNYRMNPANLGCLGAARPDVCVLANNHVLDFGRRGLEETLDSLAGAGLRTAGAGRSADEARRPAVVPVGGGRRVLVLSVGTPSSGIPAAWAARPDRPGVNFLDRLTPAAATGIAARMREAKRPGDVVVVSVHWGSNWGYGVARDQVAFAHALVDAGGVDVVHGHSSHHPRPLEVYRGKLVLYGCGDFIDDYEGVEGFEEYRDELRLLYLASVDADTGALAELRMVPFRSSGMRLERADAADSEWMRAVLDRVSREFGVRVGNGGDGMLTARAEERPARGHTP
- the dgoD gene encoding galactonate dehydratase, encoding MKITRVETFAVPPRWLFCRIETDDGLVGWGEPVVEGRAETVRTAVHELAEQFLVGADPSRIEDLWQVMTKGSFYRGGPVLSSAVAGIDQALWDIAGKALGAPVHRLLGGPVRERARAYSWVGGDEPAAVRDQVAAQVEAGFTAVKMNASGRMGRLPTVAELNAVAARAEAAREVLGPERDFAVDLHGRFSTAGAIRAAGVLEPYAPMFVEEPVLPEYTHLLGRVTESTALPVATGERLYSRTDVLPALRAGIAVLQPDLSHAGGISESRRIATLAETFDVAIAPHCPLGPLALAASLQLAFVTPNFLIQEQSIGIHYNKDAELLDYVADRSVFRFEEGHLLRPTGPGLGVEIDEKAVRAADGASESWHNPLWRYGDGAFAEW
- a CDS encoding ABC transporter substrate-binding protein, with the protein product MPVRRKVLAWGAAAAAAPALAACGESAGAARLTRQAPRRKGQKTRLVFWTWVPLQKAVALWNRKRPDIHVEVQIVPANTQGGYQKMHSSLKAGSPPDLAQIEYYALPEFMLVNGLTNLSEHGGDKLKDSYVDWQWKQGVFGGELFAMPQGSGPMGFYYRKDLFERWDIEVPRTWDEFRRAAVKVKKRGAGAHICAFPPNNAMWYAAFPWQRGAQWIRSEGDTWLVDIDSEASLEVADFWDGLLRDKLLAVMPDTQSAWYKAVQSGQLVSWPAAQWGDALLRGNAPGTKGKWRVTTLPQWEAGDNASANWGGSSTAILQGTQHPAEALEFAHWLNTDPESIDLLVAAGYGWPAARIDLKDTALGKPDPFFGGQRYNEVFQESDSHVDTSWKWAPTTIQSFEHIKDAFGRATAGNGSITGAMKDVQGRVVDDLKAKGLKVRSA
- a CDS encoding carbohydrate ABC transporter permease; the encoded protein is MSLTTSTADAAGEHRTRTAPTPAPSAPRRTPRPGRILMVAALAIATGYFLLPVYWLIIAATKSTERLYGSSGLWFDSPQLLENIGKILSYDGHIYLQWALNSLLYAGAGALLATLLAAAAGFALAKYRFRGREAAFKAVLAGVLLPHTALALPLYLLFNQLGLTNTYWAVLIPGVVSPFGVYLCRIYAESAVDDTLLEAARVDGAREGRIFFQLVLRLMSPALVTVFLFQFVGIWNNYFLPLVMLSDDRKYPITLGLATWQTAADRVPQLVQYTVGGAFLSVIPLAAAMLVLQRYWRTGLTEGSLKG
- a CDS encoding carbohydrate ABC transporter permease encodes the protein MMAPRTEAAGDGAPGPASASSPPGGPASTAAPAPVAPAAGGRRSPRPDRAAWFFLGPFLALFLFAFVLPIGYAVYQSLLKVERHGPLGLGKPTVGFAGLENYALALQQADFVESFGRVLLFGIVQVPVMLLLALVLALLLDQLADRWAGLLRASYFLPYGIPGVIATILWGFLYVPGISPITEALGSASPEFLSYDNMLWSVANIVVWEFAGYNMLIIVAQLKSIPQELYEAARIDGAGPWQTALRIKIPLVRPALVLTCVFSIIGTMQLFAEPLVMRVLSPAVTANYTPNLSAYNDAFANANVYLAAAKAVLLALVACALSFGFLSLVTRKERRGR
- a CDS encoding CchlQ; its protein translation is MDWGTLVATISGGTIAISGTVMADYLRRRHEDGRGIEARRRSVYIEFITAAGACHARLREIAKSGPGTVAGPEATGTGREQTGTDLEAATRAALSEASVYEVRERLFIDATTAVAGAGQAMFERLRALQRVVAAGAAQDSRAFHDAYHPYIEAVWNYRVAVRGELEDRSLSPATFGWEEWDGRDRCPSCGEQVAAAGDGS
- a CDS encoding carboxymuconolactone decarboxylase family protein; this encodes MDPRLNVFGSPTVGKFLKHIVSANKVLSESSLPAATQELVKIRASQINGCGFCTDMHTKDAIAAGETTLRLNLVAAWREATVFTEAERAALELAEEGTRIADAAGGVSDEVWARAAKHYDEEQLATLASLIALINAFNRMNVIVRQPAGDYEPGQLSHL